One segment of Vibrio agarivorans DNA contains the following:
- a CDS encoding L,D-transpeptidase family protein, producing the protein MKLRKCLSLCWLLSASAWSATYSLPPEGSNIVGRTQYHVVEQGETIANIAKQYDVGFLSLLAANKGVDPFLPQADHVLTIPSQIILPQAERKGIVINLAELRLYYFDPEEDVVHIFPVGIGRVGRDTPEMTTRISQMREAPTWTPPQSVRRDYLAKGVELPAVVPAGPDNPLGEYAMRLAYGHGEYLIHGTNKDFGIGLRVSAGCIRMEPTDIEWLFYQVDKGTKVRIIDEPVKMTLEPDRSVFVEAHEPLTRSDGTKKDLEVPIELRWWLDEYGLSDSKTRAVLMAQNGVPVEVVASQF; encoded by the coding sequence ATGAAGTTGCGTAAGTGCTTGTCTCTGTGCTGGTTGTTAAGTGCATCCGCGTGGTCTGCGACATACAGCTTGCCGCCCGAGGGAAGCAATATTGTCGGTCGAACTCAGTATCATGTCGTGGAGCAGGGTGAGACCATTGCCAATATTGCTAAGCAGTATGATGTGGGCTTTTTGTCTTTGTTGGCAGCCAACAAGGGCGTTGACCCTTTTCTACCACAAGCTGACCATGTATTGACGATTCCAAGTCAGATCATTTTGCCGCAAGCAGAGCGCAAAGGCATCGTGATTAACCTTGCGGAACTTCGTTTGTACTACTTTGATCCTGAAGAGGATGTGGTACACATCTTCCCTGTGGGGATTGGCCGAGTTGGTCGAGATACACCAGAGATGACCACGCGAATCAGCCAGATGCGAGAAGCTCCCACATGGACGCCACCGCAATCCGTGCGTCGAGATTATCTGGCGAAAGGGGTAGAACTACCTGCAGTAGTGCCAGCAGGCCCTGACAACCCGTTAGGTGAATATGCGATGCGCCTTGCTTATGGGCACGGCGAATATCTGATTCATGGCACGAACAAAGACTTTGGTATTGGTTTGCGCGTGAGTGCAGGCTGTATCCGTATGGAGCCAACTGATATTGAATGGCTTTTCTATCAAGTCGATAAGGGCACCAAGGTGCGCATTATCGATGAGCCAGTTAAGATGACATTAGAGCCAGACAGAAGTGTATTTGTTGAGGCGCATGAGCCTTTGACGCGCAGTGATGGAACGAAAAAAGATTTAGAGGTTCCGATTGAACTTCGCTGGTGGCTTGATGAGTATGGATTATCTGACAGCAAAACCCGAGCAGTGTTAATGGCGCAAAATGGTGTTCCGGTTGAGGTGGTTGCGTCTCAATTTTAA